One window of Desulfovibrio sp. genomic DNA carries:
- the lpdA gene encoding dihydrolipoyl dehydrogenase — translation MKKLTIIGSGPAGYTAAFAAARAGHAVTLVESEAIGGTCLNSGCIPTKTFKSSADILDKFRHMGEFAITGSSQAAIDMARLLERKTSVIRLLAQGLEKSCAHLNVAVVRGRGHLVSARQVLVTARDGSVQPLDGDAVILAVGSRPMELSALPTDRCRILTSDDALNLDHVPASICIVGGGVIGCEMACIFRAFGAEVTVIEGQNRLLPLPAIDEEISKLLQREMKKAGIRVETGVTVSRAEVGDGIVRLHAAAGSARASVPLKLEVESVLVTVGRVPDTTGLGLDTAGVACDPRGWVQTDAFLETSVPGVYAIGDILGPEKIMLAHMAAVEAECAVANLGQQSVPCDYSLVPSAIFTTPEIGCVGLTEVQALALGRNVRCVRLHVRELGKAHAMGEIAGLFKLIVDAESETILGAHICGPHATDLVAEAALAIHMGASVEDVARTIHAHPTLAEGFGDLCRIARLA, via the coding sequence ATGAAAAAACTGACCATAATCGGCAGTGGCCCGGCCGGGTATACGGCGGCCTTTGCAGCGGCGCGCGCCGGTCATGCCGTAACACTCGTGGAGAGCGAAGCTATTGGCGGCACCTGTCTCAATTCTGGCTGCATTCCCACCAAGACGTTCAAAAGCTCCGCAGACATTTTGGACAAGTTCCGGCATATGGGCGAATTCGCTATCACAGGCTCCTCGCAGGCTGCCATTGATATGGCCCGTCTTCTGGAGCGCAAAACCAGTGTGATCCGGCTGTTGGCCCAAGGTCTGGAGAAATCCTGCGCACATCTAAATGTCGCTGTGGTCCGTGGCAGGGGACATCTTGTCAGTGCACGGCAGGTGTTGGTGACGGCACGGGATGGAAGCGTACAGCCGCTTGACGGCGACGCTGTTATTCTTGCCGTGGGCTCAAGGCCCATGGAGCTTTCAGCCTTGCCCACAGACAGGTGCCGTATCCTGACAAGTGATGACGCTCTGAATCTGGACCATGTTCCCGCAAGCATCTGCATTGTGGGCGGTGGCGTGATCGGCTGTGAGATGGCCTGCATTTTCAGAGCATTTGGTGCAGAGGTCACGGTAATTGAAGGACAGAACCGCCTGCTTCCCCTGCCTGCGATTGATGAAGAAATCAGCAAGCTGCTGCAGCGTGAAATGAAGAAAGCGGGAATCAGGGTTGAAACGGGTGTAACCGTTAGCCGGGCCGAAGTGGGCGACGGCATTGTGCGCCTGCATGCCGCCGCCGGGAGTGCTCGTGCGTCAGTGCCGCTCAAGCTAGAAGTGGAAAGCGTGCTCGTCACCGTTGGGCGTGTACCGGATACAACAGGGCTCGGCCTGGACACCGCGGGTGTGGCATGCGACCCGCGTGGTTGGGTACAAACCGATGCCTTTCTTGAAACCTCCGTGCCGGGCGTGTACGCCATCGGTGATATTCTTGGCCCGGAAAAGATCATGCTGGCCCACATGGCCGCCGTGGAGGCGGAATGCGCAGTTGCTAATCTTGGGCAGCAGTCTGTCCCTTGTGATTACTCGCTTGTTCCTTCAGCCATTTTTACTACGCCGGAGATCGGCTGCGTGGGGCTCACAGAAGTACAGGCCTTGGCGCTGGGGCGCAATGTGCGTTGTGTCAGGCTACACGTGCGTGAACTGGGCAAGGCCCATGCAATGGGAGAAATCGCCGGATTGTTTAAACTGATAGTTGACGCGGAGAGTGAGACAATCCTTGGGGCGCATATTTGCGGCCCGCATGCCACCGACCTGGTTGCCGAGGCTGCTCTAGCAATCCATATGGGCGCAAGTGTCGAGGATGTGGCACGCAC